The stretch of DNA GGGCCTCTGAGTGGGACTACACTTCTTGTGAACGGTCACCAAGCCATCCTGGCAAGATTGTCTGCTTGGATGCTACGAGGGGACAGCCTGCTGTAGCTACGCTGGGCCGCGGCGTGGCTGCTACATTGTTTTGGCTAACTGACCTGGCAACTCTAACTTGTAGAACTGTGCCTCAAACTCAGAGCATCACCCCCAAACACTCCAGGGTGAAGCAAATTGTGAGGTCACGCTAATGATACATGAATTCCTGTATAATTGGAAGAAAATctctgaaaaaaacaagtcGTGCTTTTGAgtcattttaattgtaaaaataACTACAGATTTACAAACATTAATTAATTGAAATGCAACACAAGCAGGGTACTGACAGTCTCTATGACCAATAAGACATAAAGTGAGAAAATGCCTTACGCAATGTACCATAATTTTTTGTAACAATGATCAAAACACCAGCCAGCACCACCAGTCTGCCCAGTATCCATTGACGCCTTTCTTCCTGAGCTCTGTTTGTGCAGGCTTCTTCCCCATAAATGGTAGCAAAGCAATCCTGTAACAGAGACAAAGGTTCAGACAAAAACCAGACAAGGTGTTCAACTAaagcagcattagcatgaagGGAGGCTAAAGGTGAACTGGCATTGATGGGGACGGCTGACGGAAGCGCCAGGCGGTGTACAACATGAGAGACGGGGAAATAAAATTATCCGTGAAATTATTCCCAGTTCATTTCTGAGGAAGCAACAAACATTGTAAATGGTGGTGGGATTAATCCACATGTAAGTTTGAATTCTAGCTTGGATTCTAAATaaagattctttttttacacaCCAAGGTGGCATGCCAACGTTAATTACACAATTCTATTAgtttgaaaggaaaaataaagaacagatTATCTTGGAAATCCTGTCAGGTGAAGGgagtcatttttctttcaaatctTCATATAACACAGCTACTACACCGTACACTTTCAGTTACTTCAAACTTAAATTCTATTCAGAAAAAACACTATTTTCTGTTGTCGATTGAATAAAATTCCACTAATCAACTCATGGCCGTTAGtcattctaaaaataaaaaaaaggttgtaTTTGGGTCATCAAACCTCTAACTGCAGCACAAAGGAAGCTGTATTTTGAGTCTCTCTCCTTTACACTCACCCATCCTCCTTGACTCTCGATCCATGGGTTAATCTGTTTGTCCAGGTAAACTGTCATCCAGTCTGCGATGTGGCAAACCGGTTCACTTGCGCCACACTCGACAGATTGCACACAAATGGCGCCGCCCACGACAAAAAGACCCACAACTGTTCCCCAGTTGATTTCATCCTTGAACATGTCGTCCATCACCTTGTTAAAGCTTTCCTGGTTGCGAGTCATGGCAACGTATGCGGAGAGGTCACCCGCTAGCTGAATAAAGTCCTGCTCGAACTTATTTGCCATGCTCCGAAGAGCTGCGTTCACAGCCTCTCTGCCAGTACCTGCGGATGGAGACGCTCCACTGCTCTCTCTATCGACCAGCAAACCGCTTAAAGCATCTTTTGGTCTGAGCAGAGTGCCTGGGTAGTTCTTCTGAGAGAGTTTGTAGATTAAATAGTTCTCTACCAGCTCTCTATTAGACATGATTCACTCTAGTAGGGACTGGAATGCAATAATTCTGATTAGCGGAGTTCAGGACGGGATGTTGGTCAGGACACGATAAGAGTCCAATTGTCTTTAAATTTGGAAACTGTAGCTCTTCACAACACACTGTATACAATATACAATATATTTTGCTTTGAATAAATGTGCCTTTGATCCTTGGAAGATCAAGGCCTCTTTGATCGTTACCCACTTCCGTTGGGCAacgtattgcatcacttcctgtcttctcaatagttcgttggtgcactgtgcatggtgtgtgttggattgtgtgtctgtgtcttttgttgattcacgtTTTACTGGGTTGCAACATAATTTGGTCCTTTGAGCCGGAGCCCAACATCTGTGAGGGAATCTCGTTAGCGGGACGCCGACCACCGAAGACTGTGCACAGCCAGAACCCATCAACGGCAGTTCTGCATCAAAGACCTCGGTCGGGAATTCAGCGCGAGGCTGGTCGGGCGGCCTCCTGAGATGAGAGGTCCTCCAGTGACGGACTCCAAACTACATTCTGGTGAACCAACGACACAGATGGGTAAGGAGCGTTCCCGCAATTGACTGAGGTTCATTCGGGGAACCAAGACCCATCGGGGGTCTCGACTAAATTGTCGTGGGGATCCTATACTGTCCTCTTGTGTTGGAAGCAGAGGCACGACTTGTCCGTCTCATTGAGGTAGAAGCCTGACAAGTAACAACAAAGGATTTAAAAGGAAGTATAGAAGTCTGAGATTATACATCCTGTAGGGACTCGCATAACTCAGAATGGGCAGGCAAGAGACCAGTTCGAAATCCCTCCATGTTGTAGATACATGGAACAAAGGTATCCAGGGTCAATATATTTTGTCAAAATATGGCATGATAAGTTTGGATTTGATGGACAATTGGATAAACCAGAGAAATTAGGGGCCCTgatgaaagaaaaggcagaatctGATCCCAAAAAAGAGGATAATTATGGCCTCCTCCTTATGTCACAGTCTGGTATGATGAGTCTGCTTAAATACAAGAAGGTCAAAATAAAGGCAAGAAATTTTTATCTTGATTTTAACATATGCAATATTAGAAAGCCTGTGCACACCAGGGAGGTAGATGTCAGTTTGATTTCGTCATGTAATGACAGAGCCAAGAGCGGCTCCGTGTAGCGGCTCCTCAGGCCTCTGAATGCAGCCCTTGATCCCATCCTGCTTACCTAATTTTTGCTAAAATAAATCCAACGATGGCTCGGTTCGAGCAATGTTCTGACCTCATGTGGTAATTACAGGATGAGGAAGATCATTATTTGCTAATGATTTAAAACCAAGTTAGTTGAACGTGTAAATGGAGACACttttatatacatacatataataaatattgaaatgaaaAGGCATCAGTGAGAGCTGGTTTCAGTTTGGATTTTATTAGGGGGCTAAAGCAAAAACAGGTGAACCTAATGCCAGTGGGGAGCTGGGCAAGGACTCCTAGGAGACAGCCTTTGATGGTTACGCCGGCTGGAAAGTTTTCTTTTGGCACAGTCTCCCTTTTGAAAATAACCATTGGTGGAAGTTTGTGGCCTTTAGCCTGGCAGGCGAGAACTACGGTGAAGGATGCCTTCTCATTCCCTGTCATGCGAACATTCACCGTATGTGCTCCCGTTTTGTCCACAGTGTGGTTCACAGGAATATCAAAGGTGAGTGGAACATCTTCCATGTTGATGATGTGTTCTGGCCGGATTTTTTTCCCAGtgatgttgtttctgcagtatGCACGGAAAGTGGCCAGCTCTTCTTGGTAGTCTTAAGGCAGTCGCTGCGAAACACTAGTTCGTGTGCGGATGGAGAGGTGACGTCTTTTCATAAGCCTTCATTCAAATATTGACTGTCGAGACACTTCTacttgctgctctctgttcaacaACCCACTCTTCAAGTTTGTCCTCCAACTGTGGCCATCTTGCTTTGTtccctcggaagctccgtttagtcttctttacctggcgcaggtcatcttgttgcttcctccacttccgcaccattgactCATTAACGTTAAATTcacttgccgctgctctatttccgtgttcaactgcgtgattGATAGCCTTCAGGTTGAACTCTGCAtcgtaagcgtgtctcttgcaaggagccattttggggtctttacacacagaaatggtttgggactggacTGGAATTCCTCTTTATCGTTCAtactgctgctgttacttcggCCACGCCTTCTGACTGcagtagccgcgattaaccaatattaatCCATATTattccatacaaaaggcgcaccgtcgattttttttagaaaattctaggtttttaggtgcaccttatatTATTGACAATACAGTAAATGAAAGGGGAGTGGGGAGTCTTAAGACCTGCCCAAAGAAATAGCAAAGAGAAATTTAACCCGTTAATGCGGCTTCATGATGCAGCCAATAGCGTTTCTAGTGTCTTGAGCTTGATGATGGACCTGGTCTCTTCCTACTTTCTCTGCCAGCATATTCGGGTTGAGCATCAGATCTCAAACTGGTGCCAACATTGAAGTTgacagtggaggaggtggagaacacTGGTGCTCATCTGCACAGACAACGGTGTTAAGAAAGTCTAACTCATTTCATATTTATGTCATTGAAAGCCAATTTGGTTTCAATATTAGGTACCTACCTGCGTTACGCATGTGTTGAacttctgtctctttcttttctccgtTACTGTCGGCAACACGATGCTCAATGACCTTGTGTTGGTCAGGAGATCGATCACAGCGCTCAGCCTGATCCCTCTTACTGGAGCGCCAGTTCCTGTCATCGGGGGATCCTTTTTGGTGGTC from Takifugu flavidus isolate HTHZ2018 chromosome 18, ASM371156v2, whole genome shotgun sequence encodes:
- the LOC130515510 gene encoding bcl-2-like protein 1, whose protein sequence is MSNRELVENYLIYKLSQKNYPGTLLRPKDALSGLLVDRESSGASPSAGTGREAVNAALRSMANKFEQDFIQLAGDLSAYVAMTRNQESFNKVMDDMFKDEINWGTVVGLFVVGGAICVQSVECGASEPVCHIADWMTVYLDKQINPWIESQGGWDCFATIYGEEACTNRAQEERRQWILGRLVVLAGVLIIVTKNYGTLRKAFSHFMSYWS